Proteins encoded within one genomic window of Oncorhynchus tshawytscha isolate Ot180627B linkage group LG02, Otsh_v2.0, whole genome shotgun sequence:
- the wdr83 gene encoding WD repeat domain-containing protein 83 produces the protein MSFPQPKPEVPQLPQNLLRTIDCQQGAVRAVRFNADGNYLLSCGSDKSLKLWSVSRGTLLKTYSGHGYEVLDADGSYDNSQLCSCSSDKTVILWDVATGQVTRKLRGHAGKVNCVQFNEEATVILSGSIDGTVRCWDTRSRKFDPIQILDEAQDGVSSLKVSEHELLTGSVDGRVRRYDLRMGQLHVDFINSPITCVCFSADGQCTLTSSLDSTVRLLDKSTGEMLGEYTGHKMKGYKLDCCLSSKDTHVLSCSEDGHVYCWDLVEGSLMLKLPVGKAVVQSLSFHPSETRLLTAMEGRVQVWGAEPEETEEDVVVVQQEKA, from the exons ATGTCGTTTCCCCAGCCCAAACCTGAGGTCCCTCAGCTCCCCCAAAACCTTCTCAGGACCATAGACTGCCAACAAGGGGCTGTAAGAGCTGTGCGATTCAATG ctGATGGTAACTACCTGCTGTCTTGCGGCAGTGACAAGTCTCTGAAGTTGTGGAGTGTAAGTCGAGGGACACTGCTGAAGACGTACAGTGGCCATGGATACGAGGTTCTAGATGCTGATGG TTCCTATGACAACAGCCAGCTGTGTTCCTGCAGCTCGGACAAGACGGTGATCCTCTGGGACGTCGCCACGGGACAGGTCACCCGGAAACTCAGGGGTCACGCTGGG AAAGTCAACTGTGTCCAGTTCAATGAAGAAGCTACAGTCATTTTATCTG GCTCCATAGATGGGACAGTGCGCTGCTGGGACACCAGGTCCAGAAAATTTGACCCCATCCAGATTCTGGATGAGGCTCAGGATGGTGTCAGCAGTCTGAAGGTGTCTGAACACGAGCTGCTCACTGG GTCAGTGGACGGGAGAGTGAGACGGTATGACCTGCGGATGGGCCAGCTGCATGTGGACTTCatcaaca gccccatcacgtgtgtgtgtttcagtgcgGACGGCCAGTGCACTCTGACCTCCAGCCTGGACTCCACCGTGCGTCTACTGGACAAGAGCACAGGGGAGATGCTGGGAGAGTACACAGGACACAAGATGAAGGGCTACAAGCTGGACTGCTGTCTGTCCAGTAAGGATACTCACGTCCTGAGCTGCTCTGAAGACGGACACGTGTACTGCTGGGACCTGGTAGAG gGTTCTCTGATGCTGAAGCTGCCAGTCGGGAAGGCTGTCGTCCAATCGCTGTCTTTCCATCCCTCGGAGACCCGCCTCCTCACAGCCATGGAGGGGCGTGTCCAGGTGTGGGGGGCGGAGCCAGAGGAAACTGAAGAGGATGTGGTGGTTGTTCAACAGGAAAAAGCATAG
- the wdr83os gene encoding protein Asterix, which produces MSANNMSGPQRVNKIIRYKPPSTEANPTLEDPTPDYMNLLGMIFSMCGLMLKLKWCAWIAVYCSFISFANSRSSEDTKQMMSSFMLSISAVVMSYLQNPQPMSPPW; this is translated from the exons ATGTCCGCAAACAACATGTCAGGCCCACAAAGGGTAAACAAAATTATCCG ATACAAGCCCCCCAGCACTGAAGCAAACCCCACCCTGGAAGACCCGACTCCAGACTACATGAACCTACTCGGCATGATCTTCAGCATGTGTGGCCTGATGCTGAAG TTAAAGTGGTGTGCGTGGATAGCAGTGTACTGCTCCTTCATCAGCTTCGCTAACTCACGCAGCTCCGAAGACACCAAACAGATGATGAGCAGCTTCAT GCTGTCCATCTCAGCCGTGGTGATGTCATACCTCCAGAACCCCCAGCCCATGTCGCCACCGTGGTAA